Below is a window of Bos indicus isolate NIAB-ARS_2022 breed Sahiwal x Tharparkar chromosome 19, NIAB-ARS_B.indTharparkar_mat_pri_1.0, whole genome shotgun sequence DNA.
CATACCTGAATCCTCAACTATTTCATGTGCTCCTCAAAGCGTCAGACTTGATCTCTGCTGCCACACCTGAACCCAGCATAATACCTGCCTCATAATGAAAACTGGCATTTTTAAAGGTACAGTTGTCACTTAGTATCCACAGGGATGGGTTCCAGGACCCACCGGGAATACCAGAATCCtaggatgctcaagtcccatagtcagccctccatatctgcAGACACAGAACCCGTGGAAACAGAGGCCTAACTGTGATTCAGTTCTTGAATGTATTTCCCTTCCAAACAGCTAATTAGCTTACACTTGGTTATATTGGACCTGGTGTTTTAGGAGACTTCTGTTGTAAACCCTGCTCCTGCCAACTCCCCTGCCCCCTTCTAAGacctcaaccccatggactaatacAATAAAAGGACTCTGGTGGAACCAAAGCATACTGTTTCTTAACAAAGCTTTTTTTAGTTAAGCGGCCCCAAATGAAATAGTACCAACATCAGTGAAATAGGAAGGAGGTGTGGGAAAAGGAATCAGTTCCAAGCTCATGACTAAAATGTCAGAATAACTTTTCACATTTGgtctcatgattagactgagtCTCCTGCGCACTAAAGATTCttgagagggggcttccctggtagtccagtgctgAAGACTCCGTGCTTCCGCTGCAGGGAAGCGTGAGTTCGATGTgcagtgggggaactaagatcccacgtgctgtgtggcacagtcaaataaaaataaagatttcttggGAGCCTACCGAGATGCTAAGAGTGCCAGCACTTTCTGTTCCAAAGAGCCCACAGCCTGGTGTGCTCGGCCTTGCTCTCCAGCCAGCCGTCAGCCACACTTCCTGGCTGCAGGCTCTGCCCTTTACTCTGCAAAGTGAGAACTGACAAGCAATTGCTCGATACCCAACAGCAACCTCTGTCAAAGTAAACACAAGACTCTACTGAGTGAACATCTTGTAATTATTAATTTCTTGATTGTGGGCAGTGAGGTACGAAGTAGATCGtaagttttattttctggattGAGACTTAAGTAATTCCAATTTCGTTTCTACAGGCAATTGCAGGAGATAAAAGTGATGAATGGTTTGCGGCACAAAAGAAACCAAAGGCGACAGGTTAACCGCAGACATCACATGCAGCAAGCATCGGTGATTCTTGGCCGGCACCCGTGAGGCCTGCCTCGTGTGATGATGCTCTCACAGCTTGCTGGTTCCTGTACAGGCAGAGAGGCTGGGGTGGTGACGATGCATGTATTTTAATCTCTAAAAGCTctgatatattttagaaaatcctATCATCATCAGTTCATTTAAAGAACTCTTGCTGTCATCTGTGCTGTCACTGCACAGGTACAGTCTGCATGTAACTCTATTAGATCAGTAATAAATTCTTCTCCAGGCTGGGACAGCTGTGTGGAATATGACCTTTGATGGAGGGTTGAGGGAATTTTGATAAGCATGTAGGTTTAATGAGAACAACCAAATCCAGATAAATCCAAATCAGTTACTTATAGCAGGAGTCCTTCCAGGACCTGGAGACAGTATGCTTTTCTAATGTCTTACTCTGGCAGGCCTTGACATAGAAAAACTTGTAAAGAAATTTCGTGCCTTGAACCAAAAGATTTGGTTAACATTCCGATATtccttgctttaaattttttagtcagaaaaaaacagaaggatgTAATGTGTAATGTTGCTACATGCCTGGCTCTGTGttagtttctctctttctctctctctatatatatgtgtagCTTTTTGCTTTTAATCCTCTTAAGAGACCATGTTAGATTTCTTAGAGATGGATTAGATGATTTCTTCAgtatgaaaaacttttaaaatattttcttgttttctttttgattctgCAGAACAAATCACTTTTTATCACTGGAAACAAGTTgtgcatttttattatgaaatgtttttTGGAAATTGTGCTTCTGAAGTCAAGCTGTTACAACCAATTTGTAAGAATCATTATTTAAAGGTGGTGGTCAGTTTCACACTTTAGGGAAGAAACTAAGGAGATTGGAAAGGACTGACTCAGAAGTTACCAGTTCCTGCACAATATACATGAAATTACTTGTAAATCATAGCTTCTAAAACCAATTGTGAGTTTCAGTGCAAACCAAACtgttcctcctgtcctcaattgGTTCACCTTTTTCCTATGCATAGGGAAATTATTATCTGAATTTTGAATAATCAAGTAAATGCCTCATCTGTCTTCTTTAGACtatgattcattcattctcagATTTTCTGTTGGATTATTAAGTAATTCTTGATGGTTCTCTCTAGTAATACTGTTTTCCTGAAAAGAAACTATACTTTTCCCAGTGTGTTAGACTGCTTTGTTGTAGCTTTCTGTTttgcaaggcatgtggaatctttgttctcTGACAAGGATGGAACTCacgcccctgcagtggaagtacgcagtcttagctcctggaccgctagggaagttcCTGACGTGGCCTTCTAAGATTGTTATAGTAAAACAAGTGGTTTATGTAAGTACTAAACAGGTGGTAGATTCCTCTTTATCTTACCCCAATTTTTTCTCTTGAATGTTGAGCTCTGCACAAGAGAACTGAATGCTGTTTAGCTGTCTGGGACATTTTAGCCTTATGATATCAGCcctcttttatttctctcattgcctgtctttttcctttgttgcagtctttaatattttattcatgcTAAAACCATTTACTTTACCACTTTCACCTTTTATCAGCAGACTTCTGCACAGGGCAGCTGCTAATTTTAAACCAGAAGTTATTACTTTCCCTCCCCTGGGGATGTAAAGGTTTAAAGATGGTTTTGTCCACACTGGTGTTTTTAAACAGATGAAATTGGAAAGTTCCTCCGTTTCTCCAGAGTTGTGTTTTCAGAgtagtgattttgtttttttgaccttCAGGGTTGTGGTCCTAATATATTAAGTTGAAGTTCAAATCTCTCGGGTTTAAATCCAGAGAGACTGTGATATGGGAGTTCTCCCAGGTTAGCCTGGAGAGTTAGTATGAAATCCCCATTTGTCTGACATTGGGATGGAATTAGCAAAGCTAGGGACTTTCAGAGCTCCTTAATGTGACTTTCTGCCTATCTCACCTGACCCATGATGTCCTTGTGGTCTAGCAGAGTTTCCAGGAGGGTTCCCCCTTGTCCACTGAAATTTATGATAGAAGTTGATGGAAAATTTCAGTTTGGTCTAAGATAGCTTTCCTTtacccttgagaaatctgtagaaAACTTATTTACTCTGTCTTTAAAGAGAAGTAAAGAAGCACCCTTGCCTCAGACCTCTTTATAAGGTAATAGAGTCAGtggttcaaaaataaaaacagtataaaaaggtACTTACTGAAAAGCCTTGTTCCTCCCCATCAATCCCATACCCCCTTTCTCCTCATTAAGCATACATGTatgttctttctctccctttctccccaaATTTTAGCACACTGTGTATACCAtaccttacttaaaaaaaaaaaaagtatgctgcAGTTGTTGTCTAGAGTCCTTATAATTTATTGAGTTTTATAATGATTTACGGAATGGTATGGCTATATACTACAGCACCTAAATTGACAACATATTTTGGAACAAGgtgttctattattatttttactattaattCACATTTAATGTGAATCATGGTCCTAAAAGCATCAAAATGTGTTCATAGTATCTTGCAGAGAGAACAGCACCATTGTACAGCCTGGGTCTTGTCCAATTTATAGTTAAGAGGAATAGTCCTTTATAGTCACTGTGGTATCCTGAGTACACATGATTGTTACGTAATGCGGCTAGTCTGTAGcaactttttgaaaatatgtgAACACAAGTTCTTGAAGGAGATACCTGGCCAGATCTGGTTTCCTTTACCCTTTGAAGTCTTCTTTATGGTTGTTGCTTCTGTTGTTAAATAGTCCTCCATGAACTGGAGCTGGCCTGATATCATGAGCTAGGAAAATAGTTTGAGGAGAGTATTGGGAAATTCCATGCCACAGCTGACTTTCTTCTCTGGAATGTCTTTAATAATACCATTTAGCACTCCTGTCTAAGGGCACCATTGTGCATTGATGACTCCATGAAAACACTAAGAAGAGACGCTGAGCTTAGGTGCCTTAGTCCCAGCACAGGTCAAGGGATGTGTTGTGCTTCCCAAACAAATCCCacttacatatgtatacacactgtCCCACAAACATCCCCAAGCAGAAACCAAGGCTAGCTAAGGGACTGGGCCCAAGAAAAATTTGGTTGCATGGTCTTAAATGTGTCTTTCAGAGTCTGGGATTTTGAAACCATCTATTCCAGTGTTTCTCAACTGCTGTGTTGTGATGCATCAATTCATCAATTGCAAAGTGTGACTTCCCTCAAAACATTAACTTCACCAGGCCTGTGTTCAGTAGGGGCTTTTGGTAGTGGGACTTGACTTCAGCTTTTTGGAAGaccaggccccacccccacccccaaccctatcagttcagtttagtcactcagtcgtgtctgactctttgcaaccccatgaattgcagcatgccaggcctccctgtccatcaccaactcccagagttcactcaaactcacgtccatcgagtcggtgatgccatccagccatctcatcctctgtcgtccccttctcctcctgcctccaatccctcccagcatcagggtcttttccaatgagtcaactcttcgaatgaagtggccaaagtactggagtttcagctttagcatcattccttccaaagaacacccaggactgatctccttgcagtccaagggactctcaggagtcttttccaacaccacagttcaaaagcatcaattcttcagcgctcaactttcatagtccaactctcacatccatacatgaccactggaaaaaccatagccttgactagacggacctttgttggcaaagtaatgtctgcttttgaatatgctatttggttggccataactttccttccaaggagtaagcatcttttaatttcatggctgcaatcaccatctgccgtgattttggagccccaaaaaataaagtctgacactgtttccactgtttccccatctatttcccatgaagtgatgggaccatatgccatgatcttagttttctgaatgttgagctttaagccaactttttcactctcctctttaactttcatcaagaggctttgggTTAATAGTGAATCAACAGTCCCTGGAGAGACAAGGGGCCTCAGActcctttccctccttctccccctccccttcccagagGCTGAACTTCAGGAGATCCGTCTCACTGACCTCAAGTCAGAGCGTGATTCTGCCCCAGCTCCTCTGCTTCTGCTGAATATCTACATATGCTCTGGGGAAAAGGAAGGCTGGGAATTCAATCCTACAGAAAGCCAGTTTCGACAGAACTTTCCCCTCAAGGAGAGAGCCTTTTCATACATTTTGGATACCACCCCCTCTCTCCCCCCCAGGACTCTCACTTTTTATCACAGACACCATTCATCAGTTGTGCAACAACAGTCACTATCGTGCAGTTAAAGTGATTTATTGAGGTCTCGGCCTCGGTGGTTGGTACAGCCTGAGGACATTTTGGCCCTCAAAAGGTCTTTAAAGTGCCTCCTTCCCTACTAGAGCCGCCCTGCTACTCTCCTCCCTaaccagcttcatttttctttagttcttccacTTTGGCAATGTAGATCCTCATGGCATCCATCTTGGACATCCCTTTATTTTCATTCCATGCCTCCCACTTGGCCTTGGCTTTCAGGTCGGTGGCAGGTGGGGCCGGGATGTTGCAGTCGCCCTGGGTGGCCTGTTTGTAATAGCTGTACACCAACAATTTCTCCTGATCGCTCACCGGCCCCTTCAATTGCTTAATGGCAGCGCAGGCCATCTCAAACTCCACTTGGCACATGGGGGTGCTGAGGCTGGGCCCTTCTGCCCTTTCTAGGTGGTGTCCGGCACTAAAAGCTGGAGGATGGAGAGTTAGAAACATTCGAGGCTGGTGATTAAGGCcgggaaggagggaaagggagacAAGACAATgtgagggaaggacagaggatatGCGTGGGTTTTCTTACAGTACAGATTACAAACAGGGGCCTCTTGAATTAGATCTCCCACACAGGCGTTCTGGCTCGCACCGTGCATTTTCTGCGAAGAAGGACAATCACTAACATTTCAAAGGTGTTTGTGATGCCAGAAAATAATGGAGCAACTGCTGCTGTCAGAAGAAAGAATGCTGTGGTCCCATGCGTGGGACAGGAGCCCCGCTGCGGGGGAGGAAGGCTCTCAGGGAGTGGTGTGTCCATGAAGGTTAGtgggcagcctggggaggggtATTTAGTGAGAGTGAACAGTGGCGGGGGTCGGATTACAGGATGTTGGAGAATGCGAGGCCAAGGACGGAGCTAATGGGAAGGACCAACTGGAACCCAGGAAACGGGGGTTGCACTGACTCCTGGCTGCGCGAGGCGGGGACTGGGGGTGGGCGGTCCTTTGGGGGCGGGGCccggggagagggaggggcggaGCACGGGTACCTGCCTGTTCTTTGGTGGGAGGACTCCGGCCGGTAGGGGGCGCTGTGGGCCTGGCGGTCCTGACGCCGCCGGCGGTTAGGCGGGACCGCGCTTGCGCGCGGGGCGGCGGAGGCCGGGTCTGTACCGCCAGAAGCCCGAGCTGAGACTGCGGGCTGGGGCCGAGGCACGGCCTATTGTCCCGCCCCCCGGGGCCGCCCATTGTGCCGTGACGCTTACGTCGCCCTCTCAGCGCGGAGAGGGAGGGGCGGCCCGCGCCGCCGCCGGAGTCGCCGCCATGGACCTAGGTGGGTGTTCAGCTTCCCAGGCCCGGACCCACGTGGGCCGTGTCCCACAATCGGTGACCAGGGAGTACTGAGCGGGCCTGGGATCAGGGAGGCCTCCGGAccggggagggagttgggaaggCGAGGGTGCCCTGGAGACCGGGGGTCGGGAGGCCGGGCTCTAGCCCACCACTCCTCCGCCCGCCACTGGCCAGCTCCAGGCCCCTTTCCTCGTGAAGGGCCCAGCGGATAAGAAGTTTGCGTTCCCGAGAGTTGTCAGGTTCGGGCACGTGCTTTGGAAAAGGCCGGGCTCCGGGAGCGCCTGGGAGAATCCGCTTGGATCCATGAGTCTCATTCATTGAACGTCTGCTGAGTTCTTGAGCAAGTATCTGACTCTCTTGAGGTGCTCGTGGATGGAAGGAGATAATACCATATCCGTTTCACAGAGTTTGGGCAACTTTTCACTGAGGTCACGTGTGTACAGGGTCGAGCCTGGTGCCTTTGCGCAAGAGTAGCGTTCTTCAGACCAGCAGTTGTGGGCGCCGGTTGCAGCAGCCGAGGTGGCACGTGCCTCTTGAATACTCAGAGGCCAGGTCTCGGAGAAGGGAGTGGGGAGCTGGTATAAATATGCAGCTGCTTGCCCAGGGCCAGCCCCCTCCCGCCAGACGTGCTCTTAAGGGCCTGAGACCTGGAGGCTGTCCTGGAAGAGCTGGGGTGAGGCTTCCTAAGGTGTGCGAGTATTAGGAGGCTGTAGAGGAATGTTCTGGACCCTGCCCCCAGCCAGCTGCTCCATGGTGGGAGGGTAGAGTTGGAAGAGTGTGGAGCCTGCAACTGCGGTGATCTCTCTCCCAGCCCCACTGCTTTGCAGTTCTGACGTCCTGAGCAAATTGCTTCTGAGTCTTAACGTTCCCATATCTGAAACAGGAATGGTCCTCAAAAGGTTGATGTGACCATCAAAAGAGATCTTATATGCATACCaaccagcacagtgcctggtacagagtAAGCACTAATCAACATAAGGAGTGGGCACTCACAAGCACCAGTTAACCATAAGTGATAAAACACTTGGGATTTGCCCAGCTATTAACTGCTTCTGGGACTTATTCCTTCAGGTAACACAGACGTCCCTGGAAGGTGAGTTTCCAGTTCCAAACATCTCAACTGAGCGGATAGTGCAATAAAATTGAATTTAGAGTCAAAAGGGAGCCTATTTGGGGACCCTGGCAGAGCAGCCTGAGCCAGAAAGAAGGCCCAGAACCCCCAGGGATACTCCTCGGCAACCAGCTCTTCCTGGGAGTCTGCCTCCACCACTGCACAGCCAGGAGGAATGCTCTCAGGAACAGTGGATTGCAGCAGAAAACAGTGGATTTATGCTCGTAATGGAAAAGGCAGGATAGAACCCTGGCccatgaagatggagaagctgtgtCCTTGGGGGCACGAGGGACTGGCCCTGAGAAAGAGGGGAGAAGTCAGGAATATTAAAGAGTGAGCAGTGTTTGTACAGTGATTTAGTTTCTGTAAAGGAAACACACCTTCGAGAGCTCTGTGTCATGTTTCTGAGCTGGAGGAAGGCAAAGAATAGGGGCAAGATTCTAGTTCTGCCAACGGTGGAAAGGTTTGGGGGAACCCGAGTTCATCAAGCACCTAATcggggttttttccttttttggttgcacccagtcttagttgtgacatgggAGATCTTTTAgccggggcatgtgggatctagttgcctgaccaggacTGAACCCTGcctggccctctgcattgggagcctggagttgtaaccactggaccaccagggaagtctcaggctCTTTGTCCTGactcttattgttgttcagttgctcagtcatgtgagacTCATTGTAGCTATGTCTTATCTAACCCTTAGCAGCCCTGAGAGATGGGTTTGGGAGTCAACAATGGGCACAGACCCAATGCCAAGGGCTTGACTAGTATATACTGTTAATATTTGACCCTCACAGTCATAATGTGCAGTCTGTATTATGCCCACTTATGCAGAAGGGAAGCTCAAAGAAGTAATCTGTCCAAGATGATACTGCTTCTGAATGGCTGAGCTAGGATTTAATATATGTCTGTCTAAACATCCCCTTCCTTGCTAAGTCTATGTCAATTCGTGGCTCACTGAAGGAAGGACTCTTCTGAATCAAGTGCAgtcttttttatctattttcctcttgctttctacAAAAGAAACCAGGACCCTTGGCTGCTTATTCTCTTTGATGGAAAAAATGTAGGAATTGAACTGTTTCCTTAAAAGGCAGACCATTTGAAATCCATTTGCAAGACAAGATGTTTAGAGAAAAGTAGGGAGGCAGGACTTGTCTGAGTGCTGCTGTACCCGCAGCCCTGGCCCAGGCCCCTCCTAGTCTATGTTGTTACTTAGAAGCTCAGTGTTGTGTCCTGCAGTACGTACTTGGTGGCTGCTGTAGTTTGGTCCTGtccttgtgttttctttctctctctcagcacTTCCTCTCCAAAGCCTCTGCTGGTCCGTCGTTTGCTGGATGGCCTCACCTCCAGGCAGATTCCTTGAGTCTCATTTCAAGGCTGACTTTCCAGCCCTCTGTttccattcagtcagttcagtcgctcagtcgtgtccgactctttgcgaccccatgaatcgcagcacgccaggccttcctgtccatcaccaactcccagagttcactcaaactcatgtccattgagtcggtgatgccatccagccatctcatcctctgtcgtccccttctcctcctgcccccaatccctcccagcatcagagtcttttccaatgagtcaactcttcacatgaggtggccaaagtattggagtctcagcttcaacatcagtccttctaatgaacactcaggactgatatttagaatggactggttggatctccttgcagtccaagggactctcgagtcttctccaacaccacagttcaaaagcatcaattcttcggcactcagctttcttcacagtccaactctcacatccgtacatgaccacaggaaaaaccatagccttgactagacggaccggaGGACATCTCTAATGTTCTGCCTTCAAACTCCAAATGACTAAAACTGATCAGTGTTCCCTCCCAGCCCATTTCTTGTGTTCCCTGTGTCCAGTGGTGCCTGTTGTCTTCCCAGTTGCAGGCTAGAGagctttgttgttatttaatcgccaactcatgtccaactcttgtgacaccccctggactgtaagcctgccaggcttctctgcccatgggatttcccagcaagaatactggaatgggctgccatttccttctccagggaatcttcctgactgagggactgaacccaagtctcctgcattaacgggcagattctttaccactgagccaccagggaagcttctagAGAGCTGGGAGTCCTTTTGGATTCCTCAAGTAAATCCTTTGACTCCAGCTCTGCAGCGGCTCCTGGAGCCACCCCTTTTTCCCTGCTCCCACCAATCTCACTCAGAACCCTTATCATCTGTACCCCTAATCATGACAGCCCTAATCATGACAACCaactgctgtctctctctctaacCTCTGCTTACTGTTCTGGAAATGTTTTCACCACGTTCTATCCTGTTGGACTTCTGTCTTCACAGGACCTTTGAATATCTGTGAGGAAATGACTATCTTGCACGGGGGCTTCTTGCTGGCTGAGCAGCTGTTCCGCCCCAAAGCGCTGGCCGAACTGACCAAGTCTGACTGGGAGCACGTTGGGCGGCCCATTGTGGAGGCTCTGAGGGAGATCTCCTCCGCCACAGCCTGCTCCCAGCCCTTCGCCTGGAAGAAGAAAGCGCTGATCATCATCTGGGCCAAGGTGCTACAGCCCTACCCCATCACCCCTTCCGACATGGAAACCCGCTGGCAGGAAGATGTGTTCTTCTCTGTGGGCAACATGATCCCCACCATCAATCACACAGTCCTCTTTGAGCTGCTCAAGTCGCTGGAGGCCTCTGGACTCTTTATCCAGCTCCTgatggccctgcccaccactgTCTGCCGTGCGGAACTAGAGCGCTTTTTGGAGCACATGACCATCGACACCTCTTCCAAGGACGTGGCCTTCTTCCTCGACGTCTGGTGGGAAATGATGAAGCACAAGGGCAATCAGCAGGACCCCCTGCTCTCCCAGTTCCGGACAATGGCCCACAAGTACCTGTCCTCCTCCGATGACTTCTCCCACCCGCCGAAGAGGTTCAAGTCCGATCCAGATGTGTGTCCAACCATGCCCCTGCTGGCCATGCTGCTCACGGGGCTGAAACAAATCCAGGACAGGATCCTATGCCCCGGGATGAAGTGCTGCACCTTAGCCAACTTGGCTGACATGCTGACCGTGTTTGCGCTGATGGAGGAGGACCCCCAGGAAGTGTCTGCGACCGTGTACCTGGACAAGCTGGCCACGGTGATCTCCGTGTGGAACTCGGACACCCAGAACCCGTATCACCAGCAGGCGCTGGCAGAGAAGGTGAAGGAGGCGGAGCGGGACATCAGCCTGACCTCCCTGGCCAGGCTGCCGAGCGAGACCATCTTCGTGGGCTTTGAGTTCCTGCGCAGCCTGCTGCAGGAGTGGGGGGAGGAGCTGCAGGCCTTGCTCAGCAGCAGCCAGGGGACCAGCTACGACAGCTTCCGGCTCTGCGACAGCCTGACCTCCTTCAGCCAGAATCTGAAGCTCTACCTGGACACCACCAGCCTGGCCAAGGAGGAGAGGCAGGTGGTCTCCGAGCTGGCAGAGTGCGTGGGGGACTTCCTGAGGAAGACGAACAGGGTGGTGAGGAGCAAGGGCGGTGAGCAGGACATCACCGCCTCCATCGCCATGGCCATCATCGAGCAGAAGATGGACCGCCACATGGAAATGTGCTACATTTTTGCCTCCGAGAGGAAGTGGGCCTTCTCGGACGAGTGGCTGTCCTGCCTGCTCAACAACCGAGCTCTCTTCCGAGAGCCGGGCCTGGTGTTAAAGCTGCTGGAGACGGTGATGGAAGTCAGCACGATAGACAGGGCTGTCTCCGAACCTCAGATCAAACAGGTGTTCGACTTGATCCTGGAGTGTTACACACACCTCTCTCTACCAGATAAAAATAAAGTCCTCTCGGGGGTCCTGCTCTCCTGGGGGCGCAAGGGCCTCTCTGAGAAATTGTTAGCTCACTTGGAGGGCTTTCAGGAGGACCTCAACACGACTTTCAACCAGCTCACACAGAGCGCCTCTGAACAGGGCTTGGCTAAGGCTGTTGCTTCCGTGGCCCGCCTGGTCATCCTGCACCCAGAGATCACGGTGAAGAAGTTGTGCAGCATGGCTGTGGTCAACCTCGGCACCCACAAGTTCCTGGCTCAGATTCTCACTGCCTTCCCCGCTCTCCGGTTCATGGAAGAGCAGGGGCCAGACCGCTCTACCACATTCGTGGTGTCCTGCCTCAAAGAAACAGTCTGGACCAAGCTCTCGACACCCCGGGAGGAGAAGCAGTTTCTGGAGCTCTTGAGCTGCCTGGTGAGTCCTACAAAGCCCCAAGGGATTCCAGTCGCTGCTCTGCTCGAGCCGGATGAGGTACTAAAGGAGTTCGTCCTGCCTTTCTTGATGCTGGAGGTCAAAGAGGTGGACCTCAGTCTGAGGATCTTCGTCCAGACTCTGGAAGGGAGCACAAACCTGGAAGAATACTGGCTGCAGTCCTGCTCTCCGTTCCCGCTCATCTTCAGCCTGTGCCAGCTCCTTGATGGCTTCAGCAAATACTGGCAGCTCCCCAAGGAGAAGCGCTGTCTCCCCCTGGACGGGAAGGACCTGGCCATCCACATCCTGGAGCTCCTCTGTGAGGTGGTCTCAGC
It encodes the following:
- the GEMIN4 gene encoding gem-associated protein 4 isoform X3, with protein sequence MTILHGGFLLAEQLFRPKALAELTKSDWEHVGRPIVEALREISSATACSQPFAWKKKALIIIWAKVLQPYPITPSDMETRWQEDVFFSVGNMIPTINHTVLFELLKSLEASGLFIQLLMALPTTVCRAELERFLEHMTIDTSSKDVAFFLDVWWEMMKHKGNQQDPLLSQFRTMAHKYLSSSDDFSHPPKRFKSDPDVCPTMPLLAMLLTGLKQIQDRILCPGMKCCTLANLADMLTVFALMEEDPQEVSATVYLDKLATVISVWNSDTQNPYHQQALAEKVKEAERDISLTSLARLPSETIFVGFEFLRSLLQEWGEELQALLSSSQGTSYDSFRLCDSLTSFSQNLKLYLDTTSLAKEERQVVSELAECVGDFLRKTNRVVRSKGGEQDITASIAMAIIEQKMDRHMEMCYIFASERKWAFSDEWLSCLLNNRALFREPGLVLKLLETVMEVSTIDRAVSEPQIKQVFDLILECYTHLSLPDKNKVLSGVLLSWGRKGLSEKLLAHLEGFQEDLNTTFNQLTQSASEQGLAKAVASVARLVILHPEITVKKLCSMAVVNLGTHKFLAQILTAFPALRFMEEQGPDRSTTFVVSCLKETVWTKLSTPREEKQFLELLSCLVSPTKPQGIPVAALLEPDEVLKEFVLPFLMLEVKEVDLSLRIFVQTLEGSTNLEEYWLQSCSPFPLIFSLCQLLDGFSKYWQLPKEKRCLPLDGKDLAIHILELLCEVVSANTDTFSPDTWVKSLSWLHRKLEQLDWTVGLRLKSFFEGHFKCEVPATLFEICKLSEDEWTSQAHPGYGPGTGLLAWMECSSISSSVSEQMLALLVVDVGNPEEVRLFSKGFLVALVQVMPWCSPQEWQCLHQLTRRLLEKQLLHVPYSLEYIQFVPLLNLKPFAQELQLSVLLLRVFQFLCSQSCRNWLPVEGWSHVVKLLCNSLTNLLDSVRLIQSVGPWAQGQEQDLTQETLFFYTQVFCHVLHIMAMVHQEVCEPLYVLALEILTCYETLSKTNPSVSSLLQKVNEQRFLKSIAENISPEERRQTLLQKISNF